From Candoia aspera isolate rCanAsp1 chromosome 4, rCanAsp1.hap2, whole genome shotgun sequence, a single genomic window includes:
- the SLC5A2 gene encoding sodium/glucose cotransporter 2 isoform X1, whose translation METESPILTPKKTAISNAADISVICFYFLAVIGTGLWSMSRINRGTVGGYFLAGRNMVWWPIGASLFASNIGSGHFVGLAGTGAANGLAVAGFEWNAIFIILLLGWLFVPVYLSAEVITMPQYLKKRFGGQRIRLYLSIISLFMYIFTKISVDMFSGAVFIQQALGWNIYLSVIALLIITTIYTTTGGLAALMYTDTVQTFVMIGGAFVLMGFAFNEVGGYQGLFDKYMEALPKRTLSPSPALYNISSSCYLPREDSFHMIRDATTSDLPWPAVILGLSINSVWYWCNDQVIVQRCLAGKNLTHVKAGCILCGYLKLLPMFLMVMPGMISRILYPDEVACIIPDECKQICGTEVGCSNIAYPKLVVSLMPNGLRGLMLAVMLAALMSSLASIFNSSGTLFTMDIYKRLRPQANDKELLIVGRVWILLLVGVSIAWIPVVQAAQGGQLFDYMQSISSYLAPPIAAIFLLGVFVQRLSEQGAFWGMMGGLAIGMARMIPEFVYGTGSCLFPSNCPRLICGVHYLYFAIILFLATAAIAMGVSLCTSPIPDKHLHRLVFSLRHSKETRVDLDMEEEEEEEATRCQQQAKNAATKNGRLEAVLEVDDPKAMTSFGRLRQGLAWCCGMSSDSPEEPELSPEERDKDFQNLAGITEHPLWRQAVNINAVIMMALAVFMWGYYA comes from the exons ATGGAGACAGAATCACCAATCCTTACACCAAAAAAGACTGCCATCAGCAACGCAGCAGACATTTCTGTCATCTGCTTCTACTTCCTTGCGGTCATTGGCACTGGCCTCTGG TCCATGAGCCGGATCAATCGGGGGACGGTGGGGGGATATTTCTTGGCTGGAAGGAATATGGTGTGGTGGCCG ATTGGCGCCTCTCTCTTTGCCAGCAACATCGGCAGCGGGCATTTTGTGGGATTGGCAGGCACCGGGGCAGCAAATGGCCTGGCCGTGGCAGGATTTGAGTGGAAT GCTATATTTATTATTCTCCTCCTTGGATGGCTCTTTGTTCCGGTTTATCTCTCCGCTGAG GTCATCACAATGCCCCAGTACTTAAAGAAGCGTTTCGGAGGCCAACGAATCCGTCTCTATCTGTCCATCATATCTCTTTTCATGTATATCTTCACCAAAATATCA GTGGACATGTTTTCTGGCGCGGTGTTCATCCAGCAAGCCTTGGGCTGGAATATTTACCTTTCTGTCATAGCACTTCTGATCATAACCACCATTTACACCACGACAG GTGGGTTGGCAGCCCTGATGTACACCGACACAGTCCAGACCTTTGTCATGATTGGAGGCGCTTTCGTCCTCATGGGGTTTG CCTTCAATGAAGTTGGAGGTTATCAAGGGTTGTTTGACAAATATATGGAGGCTCTTCCCAAGCGGACACTTTCACCTAGCCCTGCCCTCTACAACATCTCATCTTCCTGCTACCTGCCCCGTGAAGACTCGTTCCACATGATCAGAGATGCCACCACTAGTGATCTGCCCTGGCCAGCTGTCATTCTTGGTCTTTCCATCAACTCTGTCTGGTATTGGTGCAATGACCAG GTCATAGTGCAGAGGTGCCTGGCCGGGAAGAACCTGACCCATGTCAAAGCTGGCTGCATCCTTTGCGGGTACCTCAAACTACTGCCCATGTTTCTCATGGTTATGCCTGGCATGATTAGTCGGATTCTGTATCCAG ATGAAGTAGCCTGCATCATTCCAGATGAATGCAAGCAAATATGTGGTACAGAAGTTGGGTGTTCCAACATTGCCTATCCAAAACTGGTTGTGTCTCTCATGCCAAATG GCCTCCGGGGACTTATGCTAGCAGTTATGCTGGCCGCACTCATGAGTTCACTTGCCTCCATCTTCAACAGCAGTGGCACCCTCTTCACCATGGACATCTACAAACGCTTGAGGCCACAAGCCAATGACAAAGAGCTATTGATTGTGGGCCG GGTGTGGATCTTGCTACTTGTGGGGGTCAGCATTGCATGGATCCCTGTGGTACAAGCTGCACAGGGGGGGCAGCTCTTTGACTACATGCAGTCCATCAGCAGTTACCTGGCCCCACCCATTGCTGCCATTTTTCTCCTTGGAGTCTTTGTCCAAAGGCTTAGTGAGCAG GGTGCGTTCTGGGGCATGATGGGGGGACTCGCCATAGGCATGGCCCGAATGATCCCAGAATTTGTCTATGGGACCGGGAGCTGCCTCTTCCCAAGTAACTGCCCTCGTCTGATCTGTGGGGTCCACTACCTTTATTTCGCCATCATCCTATTCTTGGCTACAGCTGCCATTGCAATGGGGGTCTCACTCTGCACATCACCTATTCCTGACAAACAT CTGCATCGCCTGGTATTCAGCCTCAGGCACAGTAAGGAGACACGGGTCGATCTggatatggaggaggaggaggaggaggaagcaacgCGGTGCCAGCAGCAAGCAAAGAATGCAGCCACCAAGAATGGAAGACTGGAGGCTGTCCTAGAGGTGGATG ACCCCAAAGCAATGACCTCCTTTGGCCGACTACGCCAAGGCCTGGCCTGGTGTTGCGGGATGAGCTCTGACAGCCCAGAGGAGCCAGAACTGAGCCCAGAAGAGAGGGACAAGGACTTCCAGAATCTGGCGGGTATCACAGAGCACCCGCTCTGGAGGCAGGCGGTCAACATCAATGCCGTGATCATGATGGCCCTAGCCGTATTCATGTGGGGCTACTATGCCTGA
- the SLC5A2 gene encoding sodium/glucose cotransporter 2 isoform X2 has translation MSRINRGTVGGYFLAGRNMVWWPIGASLFASNIGSGHFVGLAGTGAANGLAVAGFEWNAIFIILLLGWLFVPVYLSAEVITMPQYLKKRFGGQRIRLYLSIISLFMYIFTKISVDMFSGAVFIQQALGWNIYLSVIALLIITTIYTTTGGLAALMYTDTVQTFVMIGGAFVLMGFAFNEVGGYQGLFDKYMEALPKRTLSPSPALYNISSSCYLPREDSFHMIRDATTSDLPWPAVILGLSINSVWYWCNDQVIVQRCLAGKNLTHVKAGCILCGYLKLLPMFLMVMPGMISRILYPDEVACIIPDECKQICGTEVGCSNIAYPKLVVSLMPNGLRGLMLAVMLAALMSSLASIFNSSGTLFTMDIYKRLRPQANDKELLIVGRVWILLLVGVSIAWIPVVQAAQGGQLFDYMQSISSYLAPPIAAIFLLGVFVQRLSEQGAFWGMMGGLAIGMARMIPEFVYGTGSCLFPSNCPRLICGVHYLYFAIILFLATAAIAMGVSLCTSPIPDKHLHRLVFSLRHSKETRVDLDMEEEEEEEATRPEERDKDFQNLAGITEHPLWRQAVNINAVIMMALAVFMWGYYA, from the exons ATGAGCCGGATCAATCGGGGGACGGTGGGGGGATATTTCTTGGCTGGAAGGAATATGGTGTGGTGGCCG ATTGGCGCCTCTCTCTTTGCCAGCAACATCGGCAGCGGGCATTTTGTGGGATTGGCAGGCACCGGGGCAGCAAATGGCCTGGCCGTGGCAGGATTTGAGTGGAAT GCTATATTTATTATTCTCCTCCTTGGATGGCTCTTTGTTCCGGTTTATCTCTCCGCTGAG GTCATCACAATGCCCCAGTACTTAAAGAAGCGTTTCGGAGGCCAACGAATCCGTCTCTATCTGTCCATCATATCTCTTTTCATGTATATCTTCACCAAAATATCA GTGGACATGTTTTCTGGCGCGGTGTTCATCCAGCAAGCCTTGGGCTGGAATATTTACCTTTCTGTCATAGCACTTCTGATCATAACCACCATTTACACCACGACAG GTGGGTTGGCAGCCCTGATGTACACCGACACAGTCCAGACCTTTGTCATGATTGGAGGCGCTTTCGTCCTCATGGGGTTTG CCTTCAATGAAGTTGGAGGTTATCAAGGGTTGTTTGACAAATATATGGAGGCTCTTCCCAAGCGGACACTTTCACCTAGCCCTGCCCTCTACAACATCTCATCTTCCTGCTACCTGCCCCGTGAAGACTCGTTCCACATGATCAGAGATGCCACCACTAGTGATCTGCCCTGGCCAGCTGTCATTCTTGGTCTTTCCATCAACTCTGTCTGGTATTGGTGCAATGACCAG GTCATAGTGCAGAGGTGCCTGGCCGGGAAGAACCTGACCCATGTCAAAGCTGGCTGCATCCTTTGCGGGTACCTCAAACTACTGCCCATGTTTCTCATGGTTATGCCTGGCATGATTAGTCGGATTCTGTATCCAG ATGAAGTAGCCTGCATCATTCCAGATGAATGCAAGCAAATATGTGGTACAGAAGTTGGGTGTTCCAACATTGCCTATCCAAAACTGGTTGTGTCTCTCATGCCAAATG GCCTCCGGGGACTTATGCTAGCAGTTATGCTGGCCGCACTCATGAGTTCACTTGCCTCCATCTTCAACAGCAGTGGCACCCTCTTCACCATGGACATCTACAAACGCTTGAGGCCACAAGCCAATGACAAAGAGCTATTGATTGTGGGCCG GGTGTGGATCTTGCTACTTGTGGGGGTCAGCATTGCATGGATCCCTGTGGTACAAGCTGCACAGGGGGGGCAGCTCTTTGACTACATGCAGTCCATCAGCAGTTACCTGGCCCCACCCATTGCTGCCATTTTTCTCCTTGGAGTCTTTGTCCAAAGGCTTAGTGAGCAG GGTGCGTTCTGGGGCATGATGGGGGGACTCGCCATAGGCATGGCCCGAATGATCCCAGAATTTGTCTATGGGACCGGGAGCTGCCTCTTCCCAAGTAACTGCCCTCGTCTGATCTGTGGGGTCCACTACCTTTATTTCGCCATCATCCTATTCTTGGCTACAGCTGCCATTGCAATGGGGGTCTCACTCTGCACATCACCTATTCCTGACAAACAT CTGCATCGCCTGGTATTCAGCCTCAGGCACAGTAAGGAGACACGGGTCGATCTggatatggaggaggaggaggaggaggaagcaacgCG CCCAGAAGAGAGGGACAAGGACTTCCAGAATCTGGCGGGTATCACAGAGCACCCGCTCTGGAGGCAGGCGGTCAACATCAATGCCGTGATCATGATGGCCCTAGCCGTATTCATGTGGGGCTACTATGCCTGA